The sequence CGAGCCGGCATACAAGGAAACCCTCTCAAACGAGGGCTGCGTAAAAATCGAGCAATGGTATTACGACTGTATGGATCGGGGGTTTATCGACATCCTGAAGTTTGAGGGAGGAAAATTGCTTGACCGATACAGAGGAGAGGACTCAGAAGGAATGCAGGTTTGTGAGTAATTCAAAAGCAGAAATGATTTTTACTGCATTCATCGCAGTAAAAACCATTAGGGAGGTATGTTGACATTAGGCTTGCCCGCCAATACCTGAATACCCATTTGCCAGGCCTGACCCCAATTCCTCAAATAATGGCCGCTTATGATCCGGCTGCCTGCCACCTCTGCAAAACGCCGTCAATCCGGGCGCGCACCTGTTCACGCGCTGACACCCTGTCGTCCCCCCGAAGGAGAAGTTCGTCATAGTCTGTTTCCTGATGGCGGATATGGGCGACGACAGCCAGCCGCACCGCTTCTTCGTCAAGCGCTTTGGCTGAGGAACTGCGACCGACCCGACCGCTGTATTTGCGGCAGGCATGTTCGGCAATGAACTTTTCCCGCCCTGCCGGGCAACCCGGGAATAATTCCCTGACCCGGTTGGCAAAGGCGCCAAGGTACTCTTCGTCAAGCTCGGCCCTTCGGACCGCAGCCTGCGCCCGGCGCAACTCCCGCTGACCCACATCGGCCTTGCATTCCTTTTCCGCCTGTTCTATGGACTCGTTTTCGACCAGCAGGCCCTGCCGCTCGTAACGTTTCCGGGCTCGACTCCATTTCACCACAACTGTGGCAAGCCTTGAATACTTCCGAGAGCGCCGGGTGAGCGCCGCATCTCCGGAAGGTAGAAAGACCAGATGGTCCAAGTCGGCACAACTTAAGCACGCAGCCTTTCGGTCCGCGCCCTGCAGGGTTATCCAGGCACCTTTGCCAAGCTCGGACCCGCACTCATCGCATATCGAATCCCGGGAAGAGATAAAGACCGTCAATTCTTCCGGTTTGTCCTTTTTCTGAATCATCACCCTTTCCCTTTAACAAAAGCAAAAAGCGGACTTGATAATCATATAAAAGGCACCGCCTCCAGCCCTGAAACATCATATCTTCCATCTTCTTTCATGCGGTCATTCAGCCTTGCTGCTCTTCTTGCCCCAAATCTTCGGCAATTTCTTTGAACTGCTCGAGGGCGGCTTGGAGGTCTTCGATGATTTCGGCAGCAATGATGCCCGGTGCGGGGAGGTTGTCGGAATCTTCGAGAGAATCGTCTTTGAGCCAGAAGATATCGAGGCTGGCTTTGTCTCGGTTGATGATCTCGTCGTAGTCGTAGGCGCGCCAGCGGCCAGCTTGATTATCTTGGGT is a genomic window of Pseudomonadota bacterium containing:
- a CDS encoding DUF2845 domain-containing protein, whose product is MDVAKIILLSAVVFLLNAFPANAAALKVLKCKGEKISAGDSSYFVLKNCGEPAYKETLSNEGCVKIEQWYYDCMDRGFIDILKFEGGKLLDRYRGEDSEGMQVCE
- a CDS encoding DUF2293 domain-containing protein; its protein translation is MIQKKDKPEELTVFISSRDSICDECGSELGKGAWITLQGADRKAACLSCADLDHLVFLPSGDAALTRRSRKYSRLATVVVKWSRARKRYERQGLLVENESIEQAEKECKADVGQRELRRAQAAVRRAELDEEYLGAFANRVRELFPGCPAGREKFIAEHACRKYSGRVGRSSSAKALDEEAVRLAVVAHIRHQETDYDELLLRGDDRVSAREQVRARIDGVLQRWQAAGS